One Engystomops pustulosus chromosome 7, aEngPut4.maternal, whole genome shotgun sequence DNA window includes the following coding sequences:
- the RBM14 gene encoding RNA-binding protein 14 isoform X2, with translation MRDTMKIFVGNVDDRTTQQELTDLFEKFGTVVSCAVMKQYAFVHMRGEDRAVKAIDELNGRELHGKRMVVELSKPRPQNTWKIFVGNVGTDCDACELRTMFEVYGKVIECDVVKGSLLIAVTPTYPIIAV, from the exons ATGAGGGACACAATGAAGATCTTCGTCGGTAACGTGGACGACCGGACAACGCAGCAGGAGCTGACCGACCTGTTTGAGAAGTTCGGCACGGTGGTGAGCTGCGCCGTCATGAAGCAGTACGCCTTCGTTCACATGCGCGGGGAGGACCGTGCTGTAAAAGCCATCGATGAGCTGAACGGCCGCGAGCTCCACGGAAAGAGAATGGTCGTGGAACTGTCCAAGCCCCGTCCTCAGAACACCTGGAAGATATTCGTTGGCAACGTCGGCACCGACTGCGACGCTTGCGAACTGCGAACCATGTTCGAGGTGTATGGGAAGGTGATAGAGTGCGATGTGGTGAAAG GCTCTCTACTGATCGCCGTTACACCGACCTATCCGATTATCGCCGTTTAA
- the RBM14 gene encoding RNA-binding protein 14 isoform X1, producing MRDTMKIFVGNVDDRTTQQELTDLFEKFGTVVSCAVMKQYAFVHMRGEDRAVKAIDELNGRELHGKRMVVELSKPRPQNTWKIFVGNVGTDCDACELRTMFEVYGKVIECDVVKDYAFVHMERESDAREAIDKLNGREIRGKRINVEMSNKAHRPMSSNGSSHSSRSRRSHEYRDAPQSRSEAYNRRRATEAAYASYALKSQYERYGGDSSRYDAYDSRVRPPSPVYYSRDRSPLRRSPTRSYYEGTMTAAALASKYRSPTSDYSSLSSAYGVQTTPSLSSAFSSQTSALPSAYASRAPTTTTGNQAGYESQPSAYGVEASLYNAQASAAYRPQGTTLTSGYAAQIPSVASSYNAQAAANPYGSISTTNPYAPSTALSTAYRQPSSTYDTSQMSGIGAQPGYSSLSTASDTLMYERTCLSPPRSSSSDAFKKTTDAYKRLSTDRRYTDLSDYRRLTQKQQDPFRRSPPKTQMEFRRTTETQSEYPQYAAYNDYLRAAQMSGYQRRL from the exons ATGAGGGACACAATGAAGATCTTCGTCGGTAACGTGGACGACCGGACAACGCAGCAGGAGCTGACCGACCTGTTTGAGAAGTTCGGCACGGTGGTGAGCTGCGCCGTCATGAAGCAGTACGCCTTCGTTCACATGCGCGGGGAGGACCGTGCTGTAAAAGCCATCGATGAGCTGAACGGCCGCGAGCTCCACGGAAAGAGAATGGTCGTGGAACTGTCCAAGCCCCGTCCTCAGAACACCTGGAAGATATTCGTTGGCAACGTCGGCACCGACTGCGACGCTTGCGAACTGCGAACCATGTTCGAGGTGTATGGGAAGGTGATAGAGTGCGATGTGGTGAAAG ACTATGCGTTCGTTCACATGGAAAGAGAAAGCGATGCTAGGGAAGCTATCGACAAGCTCAATGGCAGAGAGATAAGAGGCAAACGGATTAATGTGGAGATGTCCAATAAGGCTCATAGGCCTATGAGCAGTAATGGTAGTTCTCATAGCAGTCGTTCACGTAGGTCTCATGAATACAGAGACGCACCACAGAGCCGTTCTGAGGCGTATAACCGCAGGAGAGCAACTGAAGCAGCGTATGCATCCTATGCACTCAAATCGCAGTATGAGCGATATGGTGGGGACTCTTCGCGTTATGATGCCTATGACAGCAGAGTGCGTCCACCTTCCCCAGTGTACTACTCGCGAGACAGGAGTCCCCTGCGGAGGTCACCCACAAGATCATACTATGAGGGCACAATGACCGCTGCTGCACTGGCATCAAAATATCGTTCTCCAACATCAGACTATAGTTCGTTGTCATCCGCATATGGGGTCCAGACAACTCCCTCACTTTCGTCTGCTTTTAGCAGCCAGACATCTGCGCTGCCTTCTGCCTATGCTAGCCGGGCCCCTACCACCACCACTGGAAATCAGGCTGGATATGAGAGCCAGCCCTCTGCATACGGCGTAGAAGCATCTTTGTATAATGCCCAGGCATCTGCGGCTTATCGGCCACAAGGAACCACTCTAACTTCCGGATATGCTGCACAGATTCCCTCAGTGGCGTCGTCCTACAACGCTCAGGCAGCAGCCAACCCTTATGGATCAATTTCTACGACTAATCCCTATGCGCCGTCAACTGCACTGAGTACTGCATATCGTCAGCCGAGTTCCACCTATGATACATCCCAGATGTCAGGCATCGGAGCTCAGCCTGGTTATTCATCCCTATCCACTGCAAGTGATACGCTCATGTATGAGCGCACTTGTCTTTCACCGCCGCGAAGCTCTTCTTCTGATGCCTTCAAGAAAACCACAGATGCGTATAAAAG GCTCTCTACTGATCGCCGTTACACCGACCTATCCGATTATCGCCGTTTAACACAGAAGCAGCAGGATCCGTTCCGCCGATCGCCGCCAAAGACTCAAATGGAATTTCGGCGCACAACTGAAACGCAGTCTGAGTACCCTCAGTATGCCGCTTACAATGATTATCTAAGAGCAGCACAAATGTCTGGCTATCAGCGTCGTCTATAA